In Salinisphaera sp. LB1, one genomic interval encodes:
- the rsgA gene encoding ribosome small subunit-dependent GTPase A has translation MRRLSFDFTALRAIGWPFEGWPPSGDWKPFIAAHPGSRPARVIEQHRSGYIVAEHSGRGFRVESLPEWQRPRLAPDARPAVGDWLLIDGEAEHNAKAVALLPRRSTIKRAAAGEHYGQQVIAANIDTVFIVCGLDGDFNPRRIERYLLLVRGGAQPVVVLTKADTQDGLDGSNATRAHALTRELDAQGVPVYAVNARQRDSVAVLQRWLTPGQTAVVVGSSGAGKSTLTNTLLEREYMKTGTVRTRDARGRHTTTHRALIALPSGGCLIDTPGMRELKPTGDEDLAETSFADLNALAEQCRFRNCQHQQEPGCALRAAVVDGTIDPARLENYLKLHGEITGAADRQSRQASTQANSQAKNQARPAKRRPKSVTRRR, from the coding sequence TTGCGCCGTTTGAGCTTCGATTTCACCGCGCTCCGGGCCATTGGCTGGCCATTCGAAGGCTGGCCGCCATCCGGCGACTGGAAGCCCTTCATCGCCGCGCATCCCGGAAGCCGCCCGGCGCGCGTGATCGAGCAGCATCGCTCCGGCTACATCGTTGCCGAGCACAGCGGTCGCGGGTTCCGTGTCGAATCGCTGCCCGAGTGGCAGCGGCCACGCCTGGCGCCGGACGCACGCCCCGCGGTGGGCGATTGGCTGCTGATCGACGGCGAAGCCGAACACAACGCAAAAGCCGTGGCGCTGCTGCCGCGCCGCAGTACGATCAAGCGCGCGGCGGCCGGTGAGCATTATGGTCAGCAGGTGATTGCCGCCAATATCGATACGGTATTCATCGTCTGCGGCCTGGACGGCGACTTCAACCCGCGCCGTATCGAGCGTTACCTGTTGTTGGTACGCGGCGGCGCACAGCCGGTTGTCGTGCTGACCAAGGCCGATACCCAGGACGGCCTGGACGGGTCGAACGCCACACGGGCACACGCGTTGACCCGCGAACTCGACGCCCAGGGCGTGCCCGTTTACGCCGTCAACGCCAGACAACGCGACAGCGTGGCCGTATTGCAGCGTTGGCTTACGCCGGGACAAACGGCCGTGGTCGTGGGCAGTTCGGGCGCCGGCAAGTCCACGCTGACCAACACGTTGCTCGAACGCGAATACATGAAGACCGGCACGGTCCGGACGCGTGATGCACGGGGTCGCCATACCACGACGCACCGCGCGTTGATCGCCCTGCCTTCGGGCGGCTGCCTCATCGACACGCCGGGGATGCGCGAACTCAAGCCGACCGGCGACGAAGACCTCGCCGAAACCAGCTTCGCCGACCTGAACGCACTCGCCGAGCAGTGCCGGTTCCGAAATTGCCAGCACCAGCAGGAGCCCGGCTGCGCCCTGCGTGCGGCAGTAGTCGACGGCACGATCGACCCGGCCCGCCTGGAAAACTATCTAAAGCTGCACGGCGAGATTACCGGCGCTGCCGATCGGCAATCGCGCCAGGCCAGCACCCAAGCCAACAGCCAAGCCAAGAACCAGGCCAGACCCGCGAAACGCCGACCCAAATCCGTCACCCGCCGACGTTGA